A stretch of DNA from Candidatus Bathyarchaeota archaeon:
ACCCATAAGTTCCTTCTTTTCAAGGAATTTTATGTTGCTTTCACCCAAGTTTACACCAGTAGCTACCAAAAAAATGTGAGAAATTACTCCACCAGTTAAGACATTGTCTGCTATGTTATTCTTTAGTACATAACTGGTTATGTCCAATGAGTCGTCACCTTTTGCGCCGCCAATCATGAATACAGATGGCTTTTCGGGATTGCCCAGAACTTTGCCTAAGGCTTTTAGTTCTTTTTCCATTATTCTGCCAGCAGCGCTAGGCAAAACAGGTGTGAAACCAATTATAGTGACTTGAGCTCTGTGAGCTGCAGCAAAAGCGTCATTGACAAATAAGTCTACTAACGGAGCTAAAGTTTTCACGATATCAGTTTTGGATTGTTCTTCAGGTGTTCCTTTTTTTAGTTCAGAAGGAATGCCACGAACATTTCCTAAAACTAAAACTTCTCCGCTTTTCAATGATTTGATGGCGTTCTGGGCAGATTCGCCTAAAACATCATCCACATAATCCACAGACATGTTCAATGCGTTGCCAAGAAGCTCTGCGTGCTGGTCAAGAGAAGTGAAATCTGCATCTCCTGGTCTGCCTTGATGGGCTAGGATTACTGTTTTTGCACCGTTTTGGATTAATTCTTTGATGGTTGTGTTTGCGTGGGCACGAATTCGTTTGTCGTTGATTATTTGTTTTGTTTTAGGATCAAGGGGAGAGTTAAAGTCTACCCTTAAAAGAACGGTTTTGTTCTGTAAATCGAAATCATCTAACGTAAGGAACTTTGCCATACAATCACCAAAACAATTAGTATTAGTTCAGTTTAGGCAGCCATTTTGCAGATTTTTTCGATCATATGAACCATTTTAACGGAATAGCCCCATTCGTTGTCATACCAAGCAAGAACTTTAACCAAGTTTCCAATGACCATGGTTAGGTCTCCATCGATGATTGCTGAGTTTGGATTATGTATCAGATCGGATGAAACAAGGGGTTCTTCAGTGTAACTTAATACGCCTTTTAGGCTTCCTTCAACTGCGTTCTTGAGGGCAGCGTTAATTTCGTCTTTTGTTGCTTCTTTCTTTAGGATTGCAACCAAATCAACTATTGAAACATCAGGAATAGGAACACGAAGAGCCATGCCATTTAGTTTTCCGTCAAGAACTGGAAGAACCAAGCCAACTGCTGTAGCTGCACCAGTAGAAGTGGGAATCATGTTGAAAGCAGCTGCTCTTGCTCTTCGGAGGTCGCTGTGTTGCATGTCAAGAAGTCTTTGGTCGTTAGTTACAGCATGTACAGTAGTCATAAGACCTTTCTCGATGCCAAAATTATCATTTAGAACTTTAGCTACAGGAGCTAAACAGTTAGTAGTGCATGAAGCCAAAGACATTATTTTATGTTTGTTTGGGTCATACAAGTTGTCGTTGACGCCATAAACAACAGTTAAGTCAGCACTTTTTGCTGGACTCATTGGGGCAGAAACAAGAACCTTTTCTGCACCAGCTTCCAGGTGCTTTGCAACTGCTTCTCGTGATCTGAATCTTCCAGTGGATTCAACAGCAACATAAACACCCATTTCTTTCCAAGGTAATTTTGAAGGATCTGGTTCTGCTAAAATCTTCAACTCTTTTCCATCAACGATAAGGGATGACCCTTTGACTTCTACGTCAAAAGGAAATTTGCCATGAACAGTATCGTTCTTGAGTAGATGCGCAAGAGTTTTCGCATCTGTCAAATCGTTGACTGCCACAAAATTGATGTCAGCATTTGTTTCAAGAGCAGCTCTATACAAAAGCCGTCCGATTCTTCCGAAACCATTTATTGCTGCATTAACCATTTTTAATCACCTAAGTTTAGAGGTACAAATATACCGAATTACAAAATATTAAGCTTGTTACATTTTTGTTAATAACAAGAAAACGAAAACAAGAACAAAAAACTACACAAAACATTAAACAAAAAAGAGAAAGAAAAATGACACCAGACAGGTGTCAAATTCAACTTGTTTACCGAGTTATTTTCTTTACTAGCTTTTTCTGGCTATCAAAAACATTAACTTGTAAAGGCATTTCACCAATCGCAAAGTGAGTTGCACATGCCCAGCATGGATCGTATGCTCGGAAAGCCATTTCCACTTTGTTCAGTAAACCATCGTTGACTTCGCCGTTTTTGATGATTCCTTGTGCTGCATTCTTTATTGACATGCAGATTCCAGGTGCATTGTGAGTTGTTGCGACTACTAGGTTGATTTTCTTTGCCAGAGCGTTTTCATCAAGCTGGTAATGATGAATTAATGTTCCTCGGGCTGCTTCAACGATTCCAACACCTTCTCCGGGTTTTCCGGGTTTGTTTCGTATGTTTTTGCTGGTTATTTCAGGATCTTTGATTAATTCTAGACCACGTTCTGTTGCATACATCAATTCGATTAGTCTCGCCCAATGGAAAGCCAAAGTAGCGTGAACAGGTTTTCCACCAAGAGTTTTGTGCATTCGTTCATATTCGGCTTGAGCAACTGGTGTTGCCATTCCGTCAGAAGCATTTAGTCGACCAAGTGGACCTACACGGTAGATTCCGCTGTCGGGTCCTGTGGTGAAGCCGTTCCATCCAACTTTTTTGAGGTAGGGCATTTTAACGTATGTCCAAGGCTCTACTCGTTCTTCAATAATATCCAAGTATTCTGAAGGACCAAACTTTACGAATTCTTTGCCTTCTGGGTCAACAACTCGGACTTTGCCGTCATAAAAGTTTACTTTGTTGTTTTCGTCAACTGTTCCCATGTAATATGTTGGAAGGTTATAGGGGTCGCTTGTAATCAAGTTGACGTAGTCAGCGTTTTTGAGAACAACATCATCAAAGAGTTTCAAACTAAATTTAGCAAATTCGTGACAACTCTTTAGCATATCTTCGATTTCTTGGCGTTCGTCTTCGTCTATTGCTTTTGCGATGCCCCCAGGCATTGCAGCACTTACAGGATGAGTTGGTCGACCTCCAATGATTCCAGTAATTCTTTGTCCAAACGCACGGTGTTTTATGACTTCACCCGCAACTTCTAGACCTGCTTTCTCTATTACTCCAAGAATGTTACGTTTAGCAGCTGGAGCATCAGGACCAACAACAAAGTCTGGGCCACCCAAGAAGTAGAAGTGAAGTATGTGGTCGTAAATGAAGTAACCACAGTATTCTAGTTCTCTTAATTTTTTGGCAGTTTCTGTGGGTTCCACATTAAATGCTGCATCTAATGCTTTTGCTCCTGCCATGTGATGAGCAACTGGACAGACTCCACAAATTCGGGTAGTTATTATAGGTAGGTCTTCTGCGCGTCTTCCTTCACAGAACTTTTCAAAACCGCGAAGTTCTGGAACTTGGAAGTATGCGTTTTCTACGTTTCCG
This window harbors:
- the gap gene encoding type I glyceraldehyde-3-phosphate dehydrogenase, giving the protein MVNAAINGFGRIGRLLYRAALETNADINFVAVNDLTDAKTLAHLLKNDTVHGKFPFDVEVKGSSLIVDGKELKILAEPDPSKLPWKEMGVYVAVESTGRFRSREAVAKHLEAGAEKVLVSAPMSPAKSADLTVVYGVNDNLYDPNKHKIMSLASCTTNCLAPVAKVLNDNFGIEKGLMTTVHAVTNDQRLLDMQHSDLRRARAAAFNMIPTSTGAATAVGLVLPVLDGKLNGMALRVPIPDVSIVDLVAILKKEATKDEINAALKNAVEGSLKGVLSYTEEPLVSSDLIHNPNSAIIDGDLTMVIGNLVKVLAWYDNEWGYSVKMVHMIEKICKMAA
- a CDS encoding Ni/Fe hydrogenase subunit alpha, translating into MREIVIDPITRLEGHGKITIFLNDDGNVENAYFQVPELRGFEKFCEGRRAEDLPIITTRICGVCPVAHHMAGAKALDAAFNVEPTETAKKLRELEYCGYFIYDHILHFYFLGGPDFVVGPDAPAAKRNILGVIEKAGLEVAGEVIKHRAFGQRITGIIGGRPTHPVSAAMPGGIAKAIDEDERQEIEDMLKSCHEFAKFSLKLFDDVVLKNADYVNLITSDPYNLPTYYMGTVDENNKVNFYDGKVRVVDPEGKEFVKFGPSEYLDIIEERVEPWTYVKMPYLKKVGWNGFTTGPDSGIYRVGPLGRLNASDGMATPVAQAEYERMHKTLGGKPVHATLAFHWARLIELMYATERGLELIKDPEITSKNIRNKPGKPGEGVGIVEAARGTLIHHYQLDENALAKKINLVVATTHNAPGICMSIKNAAQGIIKNGEVNDGLLNKVEMAFRAYDPCWACATHFAIGEMPLQVNVFDSQKKLVKKITR
- a CDS encoding phosphoglycerate kinase produces the protein MAKFLTLDDFDLQNKTVLLRVDFNSPLDPKTKQIINDKRIRAHANTTIKELIQNGAKTVILAHQGRPGDADFTSLDQHAELLGNALNMSVDYVDDVLGESAQNAIKSLKSGEVLVLGNVRGIPSELKKGTPEEQSKTDIVKTLAPLVDLFVNDAFAAAHRAQVTIIGFTPVLPSAAGRIMEKELKALGKVLGNPEKPSVFMIGGAKGDDSLDITSYVLKNNIADNVLTGGVISHIFLVATGVNLGESNIKFLEKKELMGLIPGIKEIMKNYPGAVVVPVDVATEVNKKRHEVAVSELPIDSPLFDIGTETAKKFGEIIRNAKTVVVSGPVGVFENPEFRRGSEIVLQAVADCEGFTLIGGGHTIAAVEKLGLADKISYISTAGGALIEFLMGNELPGVAALEQAANRT